In Monodelphis domestica isolate mMonDom1 chromosome 4, mMonDom1.pri, whole genome shotgun sequence, one DNA window encodes the following:
- the LOC100015103 gene encoding carbonyl reductase [NADPH] 1-like: protein MSSSSRVAVVTGSNKGIGFAIVRDLCQKFSGDVILTSRDTTRGQAATKKLQEEGLNPIFHQLDIDDPQSIRTLRDFLKERYGGVDVLVNNAGIAFKATDPTPFPMQAEVTMKTNFFGTKAVSAELMPLVKPQGRVVNISSMMSLRALEGCSPELQQKFRSDTITEEELVRLMEKFVEDTKKGVHQKEGWPNSAYGVTKIGVTVLSRIHARQLNEQRKGDKILLNACCPGWVRTDMAGPKATKSPEEGAETPVYLALLPPDATEPHGQFVMEKRVEKW from the exons ATGTCCTCCAGCAGCCGAGTAGCCGTGGTGACGGGGAGTAACAAGGGCATCGGCTTCGCCATCGTGCGCGATCTGTGCCAGAAGTTCTCGGGAGATGTGATTCTCACGTCCCGGGACACGACGCGGGGCCAGGCGGCTACGAAGAAGCTGCAGGAAGAGGGACTCAACCCGATTTTCCACCAGCTGGACATCGATGACCCGCAGAGCATCCGGACCCTGCGGGATTTTCTCAAGGAACGCTACGGGGGTGTGGACGTGCTGGTCAACAATGCGGGAATCGCCTTCAAGG CTACTGATCCCACACCTTTTCCAATGCAAGCTGAAGTGACCATGAAAACCAACTTTTTTGGCACCAAAGCTGTATCTGCAGAATTAATGCCTTTAGTGAAACCTCAAG GCAGAGTGGTGAACATCTCTAGCATGATGAGCTTACGTGCTCTTGAAGGCTGCAGCCCAGAACTACAGCAGAAGTTTCGCAGTGACACCATCACAGAGGAAGAGCTGGTGAGGCTCATGGAAAAATTTgtggaggatacaaagaaaggagtgCATCAGAAGGAAGGGTGGCCCAACAGTGCTTATGGAGTGACCAAGATTGGAGTCACTGTGTTGTCTAGAATCCATGCCAGGCAGCTGAATGAGCAAAGGAAAGGTGATAAGATTCTTCTGAATGCCTGCTGCCCAGGATGGGTGAGAACTGACATGGCGGGGCCCAAGGCTACCAAGAGTCCAGAAGAAGGAGCTGAAACCCCAGTGTATTTGGCTCTTTTGCCCCCAGATGCTACAGAACCTCACGGCCAGTTTGTCATGGAGAAAAGGGTTGAAAAATGGTAA